The following proteins come from a genomic window of Nostoc sp. ATCC 53789:
- the argJ gene encoding bifunctional ornithine acetyltransferase/N-acetylglutamate synthase — translation MADWQKITGGITAPRGYQAAGITAGLKPSGLPDLALIFSEVEAIAAGVFTTSQVKAACVEYCRQRLLAKPSARAILCNAGQANAATGNQGYLDTLESSLAIAQALNISSESILLASTGVIGQRIKMDALRSGIPKVVAALSATGSDAAAGAIITTDLVTKSIALETIVGDRPVRIGGIAKGSGMIHPNMATMLAFVTCDAVVSPALWQQMLARAADRSFNSITVDGDTSTNDSLIALANGQSRTPAIIEWGAEAEKLEAMLTAVCQHLAKAIARDGEGATCLIEVEVTGTHDEISARQIAKTIAGSSLVKSAIFGRDPNWGRIAAAAGRAGIPFEQENLQIKLGNFLMLENGQPLTFDRSAASAYLKKAATGAYLQEDTVLISVNVGNGYGVGKAWGCDLSYDYVRINAEYTT, via the coding sequence ATGGCAGATTGGCAAAAAATCACAGGTGGCATCACAGCACCAAGGGGGTATCAGGCGGCGGGAATAACCGCAGGGTTGAAACCTTCGGGGTTGCCAGATTTAGCTTTGATATTCTCAGAGGTGGAAGCGATCGCAGCTGGTGTATTCACCACCAGTCAAGTTAAAGCTGCCTGTGTCGAATATTGTCGCCAACGCTTGCTAGCCAAACCTAGCGCTCGTGCCATCCTTTGCAACGCTGGACAAGCAAATGCCGCTACAGGTAATCAAGGCTACCTTGATACCCTAGAGTCTTCTCTGGCAATAGCCCAAGCACTAAACATCTCGTCTGAATCTATCTTATTGGCTTCCACTGGCGTGATCGGTCAAAGAATTAAGATGGATGCTTTGCGAAGTGGAATTCCCAAGGTAGTAGCTGCACTATCAGCAACAGGTTCAGATGCCGCAGCTGGGGCGATTATCACTACAGACTTGGTAACAAAATCTATTGCCCTAGAGACAATTGTAGGCGATCGCCCAGTACGAATTGGTGGTATTGCCAAAGGTTCCGGCATGATTCACCCCAACATGGCAACCATGCTAGCATTTGTTACTTGTGATGCTGTGGTTTCCCCAGCCCTGTGGCAGCAAATGTTAGCAAGGGCGGCTGATAGAAGCTTTAATTCCATTACCGTGGATGGTGATACCAGCACCAACGACAGCTTAATTGCCTTGGCGAATGGTCAATCTCGCACCCCAGCAATTATAGAATGGGGCGCAGAGGCAGAGAAATTAGAGGCGATGTTAACAGCAGTTTGTCAGCATTTAGCCAAAGCGATCGCTCGTGATGGTGAAGGCGCAACTTGTCTAATAGAAGTGGAAGTAACAGGGACCCATGATGAAATTTCAGCCCGACAAATAGCCAAAACCATCGCTGGTTCATCCTTAGTTAAATCTGCAATCTTTGGCCGAGATCCCAACTGGGGACGCATCGCCGCCGCCGCCGGACGTGCAGGTATACCCTTTGAGCAAGAAAATCTGCAAATTAAGTTAGGGAATTTTTTAATGTTAGAAAACGGGCAACCCTTAACTTTTGATCGTTCAGCAGCGAGTGCTTATTTGAAAAAAGCAGCGACGGGTGCTTATCTCCAAGAGGATACGGTGTTAATCTCCGTTAATGTTGGCAACGGTTATGGTGTGGGTAAAGCTTGGGGTTGTGATTTGAGTTACGACTACGTGAGGATTAACGCCGAATATACTACCTAA
- the gatB gene encoding Asp-tRNA(Asn)/Glu-tRNA(Gln) amidotransferase subunit GatB — translation MTTATTVKTEYEAIIGLETHCQLSTKTKIFSNSSTAFGADPNTNIDPVCMGLPGVLPVLNEKVLEYAVKTGLALNCQIARYSKFDRKQYFYPDLPKNYQISQYDLPIAEHGWLEIELVDAEGNPSRKRIGITRLHMEEDAGKLVHAGSDRLSGSSYSLVDYNRAGIPLVEIVSEPDLRSGLEAAEYAEELRRIVRYLGVSDGNMQEGSLRCDVNISVRPVGREEFGTKVEIKNMNSFSAIQRAIDYEIERQIAAIEAGERIIQETRLWEEGAQRTSSMRVKEGSSDYRYFPEPDLAPIEVTDSELEKWRSELPELPAQKRHHYESELGLSAYDARVLTEDRPVAEYFETAIASGANAKAAANWITQDIAAYLNKQKLSITQIGLTPTNLAEIITRIETGKISNAQAKEKLPDLLSGISPEKAFAGQELITDPSVLEPIVDEVIAANPKELEKYRNGNTNLKGFFVGQVLKKTAKRADPKLTNELVEKKLNA, via the coding sequence ATGACGACTGCTACAACTGTAAAAACTGAGTATGAAGCGATTATTGGTCTAGAAACCCATTGTCAGTTGAGTACCAAGACCAAAATTTTCTCTAATAGCTCTACGGCATTTGGTGCTGACCCAAATACTAACATTGACCCGGTTTGTATGGGTTTACCTGGGGTCTTACCTGTACTCAATGAAAAAGTATTAGAATATGCTGTCAAAACTGGTTTGGCACTGAATTGTCAAATTGCTAGATATAGTAAGTTTGACCGGAAACAATATTTTTATCCTGACTTACCCAAAAATTACCAAATTTCTCAATACGATCTACCGATCGCAGAACATGGTTGGCTAGAAATTGAGTTGGTAGATGCTGAGGGCAATCCCAGCCGCAAACGCATTGGTATCACACGTCTGCACATGGAAGAAGATGCAGGAAAATTGGTACACGCCGGCAGCGATCGCCTTTCCGGTTCTTCCTATTCTCTGGTAGACTACAATCGCGCAGGTATTCCATTAGTCGAAATTGTCTCGGAACCTGATTTGCGTTCTGGATTAGAAGCTGCTGAATATGCTGAAGAGTTGCGCCGGATTGTGCGCTATCTCGGCGTGAGTGATGGCAATATGCAAGAAGGATCTCTGCGCTGCGATGTCAACATATCTGTGCGTCCAGTGGGACGAGAGGAATTTGGCACCAAGGTAGAAATTAAAAATATGAACTCCTTCAGCGCCATCCAACGAGCGATTGACTACGAAATTGAGCGCCAAATCGCCGCCATCGAAGCAGGCGAGCGCATCATCCAAGAGACTCGGCTGTGGGAAGAAGGCGCTCAACGTACAAGTAGTATGCGGGTAAAGGAAGGTTCTAGCGATTATCGCTACTTCCCCGAACCAGATTTAGCACCAATTGAGGTGACGGATTCAGAATTAGAGAAGTGGCGCAGCGAATTACCAGAATTACCAGCCCAAAAACGCCATCATTATGAAAGTGAGTTGGGGCTTTCGGCTTACGATGCGCGAGTGTTGACAGAAGATCGTCCAGTAGCGGAATATTTTGAAACTGCGATCGCATCTGGAGCAAATGCCAAAGCTGCTGCAAACTGGATTACTCAAGATATCGCCGCCTACCTTAATAAGCAAAAACTTAGTATTACTCAAATCGGGCTGACTCCTACCAATTTAGCTGAGATCATTACTCGCATTGAAACGGGCAAAATTAGCAATGCTCAAGCTAAAGAAAAGTTACCAGATTTGCTCAGTGGGATTTCTCCTGAAAAAGCTTTTGCAGGTCAAGAGTTAATCACCGATCCTAGTGTACTAGAACCTATCGTTGATGAAGTCATAGCCGCCAATCCCAAAGAACTAGAAAAGTATCGCAACGGTAACACCAACCTTAAAGGCTTCTTTGTTGGACAAGTTCTCAAAAAGACAGCCAAACGTGCTGATCCTAAGCTGACTAACGAATTGGTAGAAAAGAAACTGAATGCTTAG
- a CDS encoding IS630 family transposase codes for MSAPLRVRLTDLEDLTLLELRSATTVPQRTRERAHIIRLNAQGWNVPAIAKIFECHEHTVRATLRRWENKGLGGLWETSGRGAKCKWLEADLAYLEDCLEVEPRTYNSLQLSEKLAQDRNVQLSPSRLRRLLKKKWKWKRTRHTHKRKQDPEKRRIKQADLDTLKQAAVEGYVELKYLDESGCCRWSPVSYSYSRIGSQKQMAQVGSRGGRISILGLWQPQVSFEYALVQGGFKTKRYIEVMDWVAAKAQNTLVETGRISVIVHDNGSLHTSKKAKQKWLEWQEKGLFVFFLPPYCSEMNRIEEEWHQLKTHEIAGQMFDNNYDLAMAIIDGMEARSVKGEYALERLIFNCA; via the coding sequence ATGTCTGCTCCATTGCGAGTTAGATTAACAGATTTAGAAGATTTGACGCTTTTGGAGTTACGGTCAGCGACAACAGTTCCTCAACGGACACGAGAGCGTGCCCACATAATTCGATTAAATGCCCAAGGATGGAATGTACCAGCGATAGCTAAAATTTTTGAGTGTCACGAACATACGGTACGAGCAACACTGAGGCGTTGGGAAAATAAGGGTTTGGGAGGACTGTGGGAAACTTCCGGGCGAGGAGCAAAGTGCAAATGGCTTGAGGCAGACTTAGCATATTTAGAGGATTGCTTAGAGGTAGAGCCCCGTACTTATAACAGTTTGCAGTTATCAGAAAAATTGGCTCAAGATAGAAATGTGCAATTGAGTCCGTCTCGTTTGCGACGTTTGCTCAAAAAAAAGTGGAAATGGAAACGCACCCGCCATACTCATAAGAGAAAACAAGACCCAGAAAAACGACGAATTAAGCAAGCAGACCTAGATACCTTAAAGCAAGCGGCAGTAGAGGGTTATGTCGAGCTTAAGTATCTTGATGAGTCTGGGTGTTGTCGTTGGAGTCCCGTTAGCTATAGTTACAGTCGTATCGGTAGCCAAAAACAAATGGCACAAGTTGGTAGCCGTGGTGGTCGCATTAGTATTTTGGGTTTATGGCAACCCCAAGTCAGTTTTGAATATGCCTTGGTTCAAGGTGGGTTCAAAACAAAACGCTACATCGAGGTTATGGATTGGGTTGCAGCTAAGGCACAAAACACTTTAGTTGAAACTGGTCGCATCAGTGTTATTGTTCACGATAATGGTTCCTTACATACCAGTAAGAAAGCAAAACAAAAATGGCTTGAGTGGCAGGAAAAAGGATTATTCGTTTTCTTTTTACCACCTTATTGTTCCGAAATGAATCGGATAGAGGAAGAGTGGCATCAACTAAAAACTCATGAAATTGCTGGACAAATGTTTGACAATAACTACGATTTGGCTATGGCAATTATTGATGGCATGGAAGCTAGAAGCGTAAAGGGGGAATATGCCCTTGAGCGTCTTATATTTAATTGTGCCTAG
- a CDS encoding cyanophycin synthetase, whose protein sequence is METPFVTSIIQKVAEEIGAVVLVDPECTFVGLITFKNGNKTFFRNTRFSINSSGSTAIAKDKSVSSFFLNNFGYKVTEGKTFFSEELCREIADIRNIEQGFYYAKELGFPVIVKPINLSQGIFVTKVYNKQEYYQIAKKILQKVSGFIVERFYSGNDYRIVVLDDEVVSAYQRIPLFITGDGQSNVLELMQQKQENFSKNGRKEIIDFEDYRIKKNLRRRKLNFSSVIPKNNIVYLLDNANLSTGGEAVDFTESIHPDFQKLAVSITKDMQLRLAGVDILASDITSPIVDYTILEVNGAPSLSHYASFGEVQTKRVENLYLKILKILENENNKEKH, encoded by the coding sequence ATGGAAACACCATTTGTAACATCAATCATTCAAAAAGTAGCAGAGGAAATAGGAGCAGTAGTTTTAGTAGATCCAGAATGCACCTTTGTGGGACTGATTACCTTTAAAAATGGGAATAAAACTTTTTTTAGGAATACCAGATTTAGTATTAATTCTTCGGGTTCAACAGCAATAGCAAAAGATAAAAGTGTTTCCAGCTTTTTTTTGAATAATTTTGGCTACAAAGTTACCGAAGGAAAAACATTTTTCAGTGAAGAATTGTGCAGAGAAATAGCTGATATTAGAAATATAGAACAAGGATTCTATTATGCTAAGGAGTTGGGATTTCCTGTAATTGTCAAGCCAATTAATCTCAGTCAAGGAATATTTGTTACCAAGGTTTATAACAAGCAAGAATACTATCAAATAGCCAAGAAAATCTTGCAAAAAGTCTCAGGCTTTATTGTTGAACGATTTTATAGTGGCAATGATTATAGAATTGTAGTACTTGATGATGAAGTAGTTTCGGCATATCAAAGAATTCCCCTATTTATAACCGGGGATGGTCAGTCTAATGTTTTAGAACTTATGCAACAGAAGCAAGAAAATTTTAGCAAAAATGGTAGAAAAGAAATTATAGATTTTGAAGATTACAGAATTAAAAAAAACTTGCGAAGACGGAAGCTAAATTTTAGTAGTGTGATACCTAAAAATAATATTGTATATCTTTTAGACAATGCAAATTTATCGACTGGAGGCGAGGCAGTAGATTTTACAGAAAGCATTCATCCTGATTTTCAAAAACTCGCAGTAAGTATTACAAAAGATATGCAACTGAGATTAGCAGGTGTGGACATTCTTGCTAGTGATATAACCTCACCAATAGTAGATTATACAATCCTTGAAGTAAATGGCGCTCCTAGCTTAAGTCACTACGCATCATTTGGTGAAGTTCAGACCAAAAGAGTAGAAAATCTATATCTCAAAATTCTGAAAATACTTGAAAACGAAAATAACAAAGAAAAGCATTAA
- a CDS encoding PAS domain S-box protein, which translates to MVKQCRYHWLKAVIFFHKEKLLALLLGIFFSISVVLLCQQLSIQTPRLLTQVVLITGLLVVTLTLPICLVLVIKAINQDLTHKIFEQKQIELALRCSEKRLHQLLETVKVIPWELDLKTGRFTYVGPQAVDLLNYAIAEWYEKNFWYNHLHPDDREKSVRFRQEATARCENHELEYRMLAADGRVVWLRDVVRVVETAETPTTLKGFMFDISDLKQIEETLRLKERALAATNNGIIIADARLPYNPVIYVNCAFEQITGYSATDVIGQNCRFLQRADIQQSGLNELRSSIQAGTSCKVILRKYRKDGILFWNELGISPIDDENGKLSHFIGIQTDISHRKEAEASLHQQALTFENMNDGVIITNLTGNIIDWNPAAQSMFGYTKAEILAKHISILHQPEVAATLSTKILETVNQQGRWSGEIHFLGKDGSERICETTVVPLQDEQGKTVATVGINQDITENKRAKEALQRQLHRTLLLEQITQEIRQSLDTSKIFETAATQIGQAFKVDRCLIHSYVCDPIPKIPLVAQYNTLSSPCSVLGLEVPMTNNPHAEKMMAQETAIASPDVYADPLLKAAEPICRKIKLKSMLSIRTSYQGEPNGAIGLHQCSYFRQWTPDEIELLEAVAAQLGIALAQAHLLEQETRRREELTLKNFALEQAKRQAEAANRAKSEFLAMMSHEIRTPMNAVIGMTDLLLDTDLTPQQQDFVETVRSSGDALLTIINDILDFSKIESGKLELEEQPFDLRACVEQAISLLAPKAAQKDIELVYLIQPQVPTQIVGDMTRLRQVLMNLLNNAIKFTEYGEVLLSVELGAGDSGKQGENSSPLHPSPVRLRSRQACSSASSESPIQIQFAIKDTGIGITPEKIERLFHPFTQADVSMTRRYGGTGLGLVISKRLSKMMGGTLWVESQGIVGGNPSPRWKSRKSLSSPYSSQGSTFYFTITAQVPAVPEGELSNSSMQLQGKRLLIVDDNLTNCQIISLQAESWKMETYAAKSAKEALAQLAQGTQFDIAILDMEMPAMDGITLARQIRRQSGCQNLPLVILTSLGRGETFSDFGDLDVAFLSKPIKQSQLYDVMTRVLGNQPSQASIYDFPLVDRHLAYPLPLRILLAEDTVVNQKVALLMLQKIGYSADVVTNGVEVLKALQKQPYDLVLMDVHMPEMDGLETARRICQEWEVGFRPHIIAITANAMRGDREICLAAGINDYISKPIQLQKLAQALSKCPRQRSLEVTSIVKQDRAMYLELQPWQNILQEGQNQTLKSAKIDAKILQSLRDIVRGDRVVFAELIKCYLTETPRLVQDISTAIANRDTQTIWKVAHQLKSSSASIGAIALAQLCKVLEAQGRSSELENTVELLPQLCQEYEQVKTALEKELAKEIP; encoded by the coding sequence GTGGTCAAACAGTGCCGATATCACTGGTTAAAAGCTGTAATATTTTTCCACAAAGAAAAATTACTAGCTTTATTGCTAGGGATCTTCTTCTCAATCTCTGTAGTTTTACTCTGCCAGCAACTTTCAATTCAGACTCCAAGGTTATTAACACAAGTAGTATTGATTACAGGGTTATTGGTTGTCACGCTGACATTACCAATCTGTTTAGTCCTGGTGATAAAAGCAATAAATCAGGATTTAACTCACAAGATTTTTGAACAGAAACAAATAGAACTTGCCCTTCGTTGCAGCGAGAAGCGTCTGCACCAGTTACTGGAAACTGTCAAAGTCATCCCTTGGGAATTAGACTTGAAAACTGGTCGATTTACCTACGTTGGGCCGCAAGCAGTAGACTTGCTAAATTATGCGATCGCAGAATGGTACGAGAAAAATTTTTGGTACAATCATCTGCATCCAGACGATCGGGAAAAATCCGTTCGTTTTCGTCAAGAAGCAACTGCTAGGTGCGAGAATCACGAATTAGAATACCGGATGCTAGCAGCCGATGGGCGAGTTGTTTGGCTGCGAGACGTTGTTAGGGTAGTTGAAACAGCAGAAACTCCTACTACGCTGAAGGGGTTTATGTTTGACATTAGTGATTTAAAGCAGATTGAAGAAACCTTGAGGCTGAAGGAGAGGGCACTTGCTGCTACCAATAATGGAATTATCATTGCCGATGCTAGACTTCCCTATAATCCAGTAATTTACGTCAACTGCGCCTTTGAACAAATAACAGGTTACAGCGCTACTGATGTGATTGGGCAAAACTGTAGATTTTTGCAACGCGCAGATATACAGCAATCAGGACTCAATGAACTGCGCTCATCTATTCAAGCTGGAACAAGTTGTAAAGTTATTCTCCGTAAATATCGCAAAGATGGTATCTTATTCTGGAATGAATTGGGTATTTCTCCTATTGATGACGAAAATGGGAAGTTAAGCCACTTTATTGGAATTCAGACAGATATTAGCCACCGCAAGGAAGCTGAAGCCAGCCTGCATCAGCAAGCTCTCACTTTTGAAAACATGAATGATGGCGTAATTATCACAAATTTAACCGGAAATATTATTGACTGGAATCCTGCTGCCCAAAGCATGTTTGGTTATACTAAAGCTGAGATTTTGGCTAAACATATCAGTATTTTGCATCAACCGGAAGTAGCCGCAACATTAAGCACTAAAATTCTCGAAACAGTCAACCAGCAAGGACGCTGGTCAGGGGAAATACACTTTCTTGGTAAAGATGGCAGTGAGAGAATTTGCGAAACAACTGTAGTCCCTTTACAGGATGAACAGGGAAAAACTGTTGCCACTGTTGGCATAAATCAAGATATTACCGAAAACAAACGAGCTAAAGAAGCATTGCAACGCCAATTGCATCGCACCCTACTACTTGAACAAATTACTCAAGAAATTCGTCAAAGTCTTGATACCAGCAAAATCTTTGAGACAGCTGCTACCCAAATTGGACAAGCGTTTAAAGTTGATCGCTGTCTGATCCATTCTTATGTTTGCGACCCCATTCCGAAAATTCCTTTAGTAGCACAGTATAATACACTTTCTAGTCCCTGCTCAGTGTTGGGATTGGAAGTTCCCATGACTAATAATCCCCATGCAGAGAAGATGATGGCACAAGAAACTGCGATCGCCTCTCCTGATGTGTATGCCGATCCTTTACTTAAGGCGGCCGAACCTATCTGCCGAAAAATTAAACTGAAGTCTATGCTGTCAATCCGCACCTCCTATCAAGGAGAACCCAATGGTGCGATCGGATTACATCAGTGCAGCTATTTTCGCCAGTGGACACCAGACGAAATCGAATTACTAGAAGCAGTAGCGGCTCAACTGGGTATTGCTCTAGCACAGGCTCACTTACTGGAACAAGAAACCCGCCGACGGGAAGAACTTACCTTGAAAAACTTTGCTTTGGAGCAGGCAAAACGTCAGGCTGAAGCCGCAAATCGGGCAAAAAGTGAGTTTTTAGCAATGATGAGCCACGAAATTCGGACTCCAATGAATGCTGTTATTGGTATGACCGATCTTCTGCTGGATACTGACCTCACCCCGCAACAGCAAGACTTTGTAGAAACAGTTCGCAGTAGCGGAGATGCTTTGCTCACCATCATCAACGACATTCTAGATTTCTCCAAAATTGAGTCGGGAAAGCTGGAATTAGAAGAACAGCCTTTTGATTTGAGAGCTTGTGTAGAACAGGCTATTTCTCTATTAGCCCCGAAAGCTGCCCAAAAAGATATCGAACTAGTTTACCTAATCCAACCGCAAGTTCCGACTCAGATCGTTGGCGATATGACACGTCTGCGCCAAGTCTTAATGAATCTCCTCAACAACGCCATTAAGTTTACTGAATATGGAGAAGTGTTACTCTCTGTTGAACTGGGGGCTGGAGATTCAGGGAAGCAGGGGGAAAATTCCTCTCCTCTGCACCCTTCCCCCGTTCGGCTACGCTCACGGCAAGCCTGCTCCTCTGCCTCTTCTGAGTCCCCAATCCAAATTCAATTTGCCATCAAAGATACAGGTATTGGCATCACACCAGAGAAAATAGAGCGGTTATTTCATCCCTTCACTCAGGCTGATGTCTCCATGACTCGACGATATGGCGGCACAGGGCTAGGGCTAGTCATTAGCAAGCGGCTTAGTAAGATGATGGGGGGCACTCTTTGGGTGGAAAGCCAAGGGATTGTTGGTGGCAATCCTAGCCCTAGATGGAAAAGTAGAAAATCATTATCATCTCCTTATTCTTCCCAAGGTTCAACATTCTACTTCACCATTACTGCCCAAGTGCCTGCTGTTCCAGAAGGTGAACTTAGTAATTCGTCGATGCAGCTTCAGGGAAAGCGCCTGTTGATTGTGGATGACAATCTGACTAACTGTCAAATTATCAGCTTGCAAGCAGAATCTTGGAAAATGGAAACTTATGCTGCCAAATCTGCGAAAGAAGCGTTAGCTCAACTTGCTCAGGGAACACAGTTTGACATTGCCATTTTAGATATGGAAATGCCAGCAATGGATGGCATAACCCTAGCTCGTCAAATCCGCAGGCAATCTGGTTGTCAAAATCTACCTTTAGTGATTCTTACTTCTTTAGGTAGAGGAGAAACATTCTCTGACTTTGGTGATCTCGATGTTGCCTTTTTGAGCAAACCCATCAAACAGTCTCAACTCTACGATGTTATGACCCGTGTTTTAGGAAATCAGCCAAGCCAAGCGAGTATTTATGATTTTCCCTTGGTTGATCGGCATTTGGCCTATCCACTGCCATTAAGGATTCTTTTGGCAGAAGATACGGTTGTCAATCAGAAAGTTGCCTTACTGATGCTACAGAAAATAGGTTATTCAGCTGATGTCGTAACTAATGGGGTAGAAGTACTCAAGGCTTTGCAAAAACAGCCTTATGACCTAGTGTTGATGGATGTCCACATGCCAGAAATGGATGGTTTAGAAACAGCTCGGAGAATCTGTCAAGAATGGGAAGTTGGTTTTCGTCCGCATATCATTGCGATAACTGCCAATGCGATGCGAGGCGATCGCGAAATTTGTCTTGCTGCTGGTATTAATGACTACATTAGCAAACCGATTCAGCTTCAAAAATTAGCTCAGGCACTCAGCAAATGCCCACGCCAAAGAAGTCTTGAAGTCACTTCCATAGTCAAACAAGATCGAGCGATGTACTTAGAATTGCAACCTTGGCAAAATATTCTCCAAGAAGGGCAAAACCAGACATTAAAAAGTGCCAAAATTGATGCCAAAATTCTCCAATCCTTACGGGATATCGTCAGAGGCGATCGTGTTGTATTTGCTGAACTAATTAAGTGTTATCTTACAGAGACACCGAGACTGGTACAAGATATTAGCACTGCGATCGCAAATCGGGATACCCAGACTATATGGAAGGTAGCCCATCAACTGAAGTCTAGCAGTGCCTCTATTGGAGCGATCGCTTTAGCACAGCTTTGCAAGGTTTTAGAAGCACAGGGACGGAGCAGTGAATTAGAAAACACCGTAGAATTACTCCCGCAGTTATGCCAGGAATATGAACAAGTTAAAACTGCGTTAGAAAAAGAACTTGCGAAGGAAATACCATGA
- a CDS encoding PleD family two-component system response regulator, whose product MTATAQESQSLVLIVDDEPFIRMILRHFLEREGYKIAEAQNGREALTAFKELRPDIILLDAIMPDMDGFECCTNLELLDCSKHTPVLMITGLEDQESVDRAFAVGAMDYVTKPIHWPVLRQRVKRLIQQSQLQRKLETVNLELQRLATIDGLTQIANRRRFEEYFNQEWQRLKRDQRPLSLILCDVDFFKLYNDTYGHRVGDRCLQEIAKAIKYIIKRPGDLVARYGGEEFAVILPNTDTEGATHVAKKICHTVRTLAIPHENSQVSPHVTISVGFTTEIPQSDSDLEEMIAAADRALYQAKAAGRDRFVQNILLPKNKNFR is encoded by the coding sequence ATGACAGCTACTGCTCAAGAAAGCCAATCTTTAGTTCTAATTGTTGATGATGAGCCTTTTATCCGGATGATACTTCGGCATTTCTTGGAGCGGGAAGGCTATAAAATAGCGGAAGCTCAAAATGGCAGAGAGGCTTTAACTGCTTTTAAAGAACTGCGCCCTGACATAATACTTCTTGATGCCATCATGCCGGATATGGATGGGTTCGAGTGTTGCACTAACTTAGAACTTCTTGATTGCAGCAAGCACACTCCAGTTTTAATGATTACAGGACTTGAGGATCAAGAGTCAGTTGACCGGGCATTTGCAGTGGGAGCAATGGACTATGTTACCAAACCGATTCACTGGCCAGTTTTGCGACAACGGGTAAAACGCTTGATTCAGCAATCTCAGTTACAACGAAAACTGGAAACCGTTAATTTGGAATTACAGCGATTAGCTACTATTGATGGATTAACTCAAATAGCTAACCGCCGACGCTTTGAAGAGTATTTTAACCAAGAATGGCAGCGTCTAAAACGGGATCAACGGCCTCTTTCCCTGATTCTTTGCGACGTTGATTTCTTCAAATTATATAACGATACTTATGGGCATCGAGTAGGCGATCGCTGTCTTCAAGAAATTGCTAAGGCCATCAAATATATTATTAAACGTCCCGGAGATTTAGTTGCCCGTTATGGTGGGGAAGAATTTGCTGTGATTTTACCTAACACAGACACCGAAGGGGCGACTCATGTTGCCAAGAAAATTTGCCATACTGTCCGAACATTAGCAATACCTCATGAAAATTCCCAAGTTAGTCCTCATGTAACCATTAGTGTCGGGTTTACGACAGAAATTCCTCAGTCAGATTCTGACTTGGAAGAAATGATTGCCGCAGCAGATCGGGCATTGTATCAAGCAAAGGCAGCAGGACGCGATCGCTTTGTACAAAATATTCTACTACCCAAAAATAAAAATTTCCGCTAG
- a CDS encoding alpha/beta hydrolase, with protein sequence MLYQNFQTQAELDYQYNPSELGLDIPGYMNLYAANSAKVREKLRCHLNVFFGSTLVEHLDIFPATQPQAPILVFIHGGYWIMSDSKDFSFVAQGLVAANVTVVVVNYALCPKVTIDEIVRQNRSAIAWIYNNAESFGADPNRIHVAGHSAGGHLTAMLMATDWKNDYGLPDDIIKGGCAISGLFDLMPFPYTWLQPKIQFTWGEVLRNSPIRHLPEKAGSLLVTYGGKETSEFERQSLDFLAAWKEKELPGEYLPQPNENHFTIVNGFLDSDSPLCTAILRQIMVLEKEPKF encoded by the coding sequence ATGCTGTATCAAAATTTTCAAACTCAAGCCGAGCTAGATTACCAGTACAATCCCAGTGAACTAGGTCTTGATATACCTGGATACATGAATTTGTATGCCGCAAACAGTGCTAAGGTGCGTGAAAAATTGCGCTGTCATCTAAATGTTTTTTTTGGTTCTACCTTAGTCGAACATCTAGATATTTTTCCTGCCACGCAACCACAAGCACCAATTTTGGTATTTATCCACGGTGGCTATTGGATAATGTCCGACAGTAAAGATTTTAGCTTTGTCGCCCAAGGTCTTGTAGCTGCCAATGTTACAGTGGTGGTGGTCAACTATGCCTTGTGTCCCAAAGTAACCATTGATGAGATTGTCCGCCAAAATCGTTCAGCGATCGCCTGGATTTATAATAATGCAGAAAGCTTTGGTGCAGACCCCAATCGCATCCATGTAGCTGGTCACTCAGCCGGTGGTCACTTAACTGCGATGCTCATGGCTACAGACTGGAAAAACGACTATGGACTACCAGATGACATCATTAAAGGTGGTTGTGCTATTAGCGGTTTGTTTGATTTGATGCCATTTCCCTACACTTGGCTACAACCCAAAATCCAATTTACTTGGGGTGAAGTTCTTCGCAATAGTCCTATCCGCCATCTTCCTGAAAAAGCTGGTTCTCTACTTGTAACTTATGGCGGCAAAGAGACTTCAGAGTTTGAACGACAATCGCTAGATTTTCTGGCTGCATGGAAAGAAAAAGAATTGCCTGGTGAATATTTACCACAGCCTAATGAAAACCACTTTACGATCGTGAATGGTTTTTTAGATAGTGATAGTCCATTGTGTACGGCTATTTTGAGACAAATAATGGTATTGGAAAAGGAACCCAAATTTTGA